GACTTCGAGCGGATGGTCCACGGCCTGCTGGGCCGTACGGACCGCGGACGTCTGCTGCGAGCCACGGTGGAATCGGTGCGCGGTGTACCCGGAGGCGCGGAGGTCCGGTGCACGCTGCCCGCGGGCCGGTCCCTGACGCTGCACGCCCGGAGGGTCTTCGACTCGAGGCCGCTGCCCGGTCTGCCGCCGGCGCGCACGCGGCTGCTGCAGCACTTCCGCGGCTGGTTCGTACGCACCGGCACCGACCGGTTCGATCCCGCGGTCGCGGATCTGATGGACTTCCGGGTCCCCCAGCCGGCACACGGGCTCGCCTTCGGCTACGTCCTGCCGCTGGCGCCGGACCGGGCGCTCGTGGAGTACACCGAGTTCTCCCGCACCGTGTTGAGCACCCGGGCGTACGAGTCGGCACTCGGGCACTACTGCCGCGAGATCCTCGGACTCGGCGCGTTCACCCCGGAGCGGACGGAGCAGGGAGTCATCCCCATGACCGACGCCCGCTTCCCGCGGCGCGCCGGCGCCGCCGTGTTCCGCATCGGGACCGCCGGCGGCGCCACCCGTCCCGCCACCGGCTACACCTTCGCCGCGGTGCAGCGGCACAGCAGAGCCGTCGCCGCGACCCTGCGGGACGGCCACGGGAACGTCCCGGCACCCCACGGGCGCCGGGCGCTGGCCATGGACGCGGTCCTGCTGCGGGCCCTGGACACCGGACGGATCGACGGACCCGCCTTCTTCACCGGCCTGTTCCGCCGGATCCCGGCCGAACGCCTGCTGCGGTTCCTCGACGGCACCACCTCACCTCGGGAGGAGTGGGGCATCGGACTGCGCACCCCCGTTTGGCCGATGCTCCGTACGGCGGTCGAGGTGCCCTTTCTGCCGCGCCGCTCCGAGCCCGCCGCCCGGATCGGAGGAAGCGGCCGATGACCCGCCCACGACGCCCGCTCGACCACGACAAGGAAGTGCGCCCTGTGCCCCCCCGCCGCACCACCGCCCCCCGCCGGGGCCGCGACCGCAAGGCCGAGATCCTCTTCCCCGCGCCCGGTGCGGAGCGATTCCGACGCGGGGACGAGCCGTCCGTCGCGGTGATCGGCGGCGGAATCGCCGGACTGGCCGCGGCCACCCTGCTGGCCGAACGCGGCGCGCGCGTGACCCTCTACGAGAAGGAGGACTCACTCGGCGGCAGGCTCGCCGGGTGGCGCACCACCCTCGCGGACGGCAGCGCGGTGACCATGACCCGCGGCTTCCACGCCTTCTTCCGCCAGTACTACAACCTTCGCGGACTGCTCCGCCGCACCGACCCCGGCCTGGAACGCCTCACCCCGCTGCCCGACTACCCCCTGCGGCACAGCGGCGGCCCGGCCGACAGCTTCGCCCGCGTCCCCAGGACCCCGCCCCTCAGCGCGCTCGGATTCGTCGCCCTCAGCCCCACCTTCGGGTGGCGGGATCTCGCCGCCATGGACGCGCGAGCCGCACTCCCGCTCCTCGATGTGCGCGTCCCCGAGGTCTACGAGCACTTCGACACCGTCACCGCCACCGGGTTCCTGGAAAGCGTGCGCTTCCCCGACGCCGCGCACCACCTGGCCTTCGAGGTGTTCTCCCGCAGCTTCTTCGCCGATCCGCGCGAACTGTCGGCCGCGGAACTGCTGCTGATGTTCCACGTCTACTTCCTCGGATCGGCCGAGGGCCTGCTCTTCGACGTACCGGGCGATCCCTTCCCCCAAGCGCTGTGGGACCCGCTCGGCGACTACCTGCGGTGCCTCGGAGCGAGCGTGCGCACCGGCACCCCCGTGCTCGGGGTCCGCACCCGCGACGGCGGGGGAGCGGACGTGATCACGG
The Streptomyces sp. CNQ-509 DNA segment above includes these coding regions:
- a CDS encoding FAD-dependent oxidoreductase; its protein translation is MPPRRTTAPRRGRDRKAEILFPAPGAERFRRGDEPSVAVIGGGIAGLAAATLLAERGARVTLYEKEDSLGGRLAGWRTTLADGSAVTMTRGFHAFFRQYYNLRGLLRRTDPGLERLTPLPDYPLRHSGGPADSFARVPRTPPLSALGFVALSPTFGWRDLAAMDARAALPLLDVRVPEVYEHFDTVTATGFLESVRFPDAAHHLAFEVFSRSFFADPRELSAAELLLMFHVYFLGSAEGLLFDVPGDPFPQALWDPLGDYLRCLGASVRTGTPVLGVRTRDGGGADVITDTGTDGHQAVVLALDAAGLRQAVAASPGLGTAAWRDDIAALRTAPPFLVSRLWLDRAVRADRPGFLGTSGYGGLDNISILERYEGEAARWAARTGGSVVELHAYAVDPAAEQEQEQDVLVDRLHQVYPETREARVVDARHEWRSDCPLFAVGSHRRRPTVRTPHPWLTLAGDGIRCDLPVALMERAATTGFLAANALLADRGVRGQVLWTVPRSGRSPLLRALGAVAGRHPVR
- a CDS encoding lycopene cyclase family protein; amino-acid sequence: MTPRNTGDSDVLVIGGGAAGLSLAHRLTEDGAATVTLVEPPDGPLRPAERTWCYWGAGVDGLEEAVSGSWSVLRLHGTDGRPVTVGPAPFTYRMVRSADFERMVHGLLGRTDRGRLLRATVESVRGVPGGAEVRCTLPAGRSLTLHARRVFDSRPLPGLPPARTRLLQHFRGWFVRTGTDRFDPAVADLMDFRVPQPAHGLAFGYVLPLAPDRALVEYTEFSRTVLSTRAYESALGHYCREILGLGAFTPERTEQGVIPMTDARFPRRAGAAVFRIGTAGGATRPATGYTFAAVQRHSRAVAATLRDGHGNVPAPHGRRALAMDAVLLRALDTGRIDGPAFFTGLFRRIPAERLLRFLDGTTSPREEWGIGLRTPVWPMLRTAVEVPFLPRRSEPAARIGGSGR